One Phocaeicola dorei genomic region harbors:
- a CDS encoding endonuclease/exonuclease/phosphatase family protein, with protein MKQILFLLAAVLLLGGCAEEKKTDVRWATFNVRYDNPQDSLNNWQYRKDRVCQFIKDRELDIVGMQEVLHNQFQDLRAGLPEYDGIGVGRDDGKTAGEYAPLFYRKDKYEVLDSNTFWLAENPDSVGMMGWDAVCVRIATWAKFKDKATGKIFMAVNTHFDHVGEEARRQSALLIIRKIKEIVGERPAVVTGDFNVTDASDAYETITTNEFVMKDAYKTAARVTGVDYTFHDFARIPAEDCEKIDFIFVTPQVLVKNCEIPAEVPEALLSDHNPQLADLEF; from the coding sequence ATGAAGCAAATTCTATTTTTATTGGCAGCCGTCCTGTTATTGGGCGGCTGTGCGGAAGAGAAGAAGACCGACGTTCGTTGGGCTACTTTTAATGTCCGTTATGACAATCCGCAAGACAGTTTGAACAATTGGCAATATCGGAAAGACCGTGTGTGCCAGTTTATTAAGGACCGTGAACTGGATATTGTCGGTATGCAGGAAGTTTTGCATAACCAGTTTCAGGATCTTCGTGCAGGCTTGCCCGAATACGATGGTATCGGTGTGGGACGTGATGACGGGAAGACAGCAGGTGAATATGCGCCGCTATTCTATCGTAAGGACAAATATGAGGTGTTGGACTCCAATACCTTCTGGTTGGCCGAAAATCCCGATAGCGTAGGAATGATGGGATGGGATGCGGTTTGTGTCCGTATCGCCACTTGGGCGAAATTTAAAGACAAGGCCACCGGAAAGATATTCATGGCTGTCAATACTCATTTTGACCATGTAGGTGAAGAGGCTCGCCGTCAAAGCGCATTGCTCATTATCCGTAAGATAAAAGAGATCGTAGGCGAACGCCCCGCAGTGGTTACGGGTGACTTTAATGTGACCGATGCGAGCGATGCATACGAAACGATCACTACCAACGAGTTTGTGATGAAGGATGCTTATAAGACGGCTGCCCGTGTGACCGGCGTTGATTATACTTTTCATGATTTTGCCCGTATTCCGGCCGAGGATTGTGAAAAGATTGATTTCATCTTTGTCACTCCGCAAGTTCTGGTAAAGAACTGTGAGATACCGGCTGAAGTACCGGAAGCTTTGCTTTCCGATCATAATCCTCAGTTGGCTGACTTGGAATTCTGA
- a CDS encoding SusD/RagB family nutrient-binding outer membrane lipoprotein, protein MKIKLYKSVALCSLLALAGCHDFEELNTNPYAPIYDPTVENVSADGIDIDYTLTDNAMASLKGMEGAIGSIFANFTYEGLYNDYQTTTNLTHDIYAGYWGNNVSGFVNQAPTYSYTDGWSASRWKHFYDDRSTSEYSQLVKTFYFCNKDYYHTAFYITRIYYAFLLSMQTDTYGDIPVAYYVKGAMPPEENVSYTPQKEVYNILFQLLDQAITELHQENLPAVSQYDLGDNDKCYGGDVDKWRRFANTLRLRLALRVSNVNPELAQTQAKAALTDPAGLMQSQDDNMKQTPKRQYIAGGNENIYALLFSWTGNAVLSKEMERAYKNQALKEGAAADAVTFNENSENCYLDPRCEVLWFRPTPFDSLTTSPLPTENLKRDFNGVMNGETNVGGSYLNRYSANRCILSSDAMNKDYWWNLAREIVWMGYSESLFLKAEAALRWPSLVDETAEALYLKGIKASMDYYEIDADKANEYISHLDGVKAFAGGSKEEQLEQIITQKWIAVFPNGNEGWAEVRRTDYPRYLLAPVNGNNSNGEVASGKLIKRINYPNSESRNPNKPGNVNQGSRVWWDVADTMNDKGQWHTPNNFR, encoded by the coding sequence ATGAAAATCAAATTATATAAATCCGTAGCCTTATGCTCATTGCTGGCTCTGGCCGGATGCCATGATTTTGAGGAATTGAATACAAATCCTTACGCACCGATTTACGACCCGACTGTGGAGAATGTATCGGCCGATGGAATAGACATTGATTACACCTTGACAGACAATGCCATGGCAAGTTTGAAAGGGATGGAAGGCGCTATCGGAAGTATTTTTGCCAATTTCACCTACGAAGGTCTTTACAATGATTATCAGACAACGACCAATCTGACTCATGATATCTATGCCGGTTATTGGGGAAACAATGTCAGCGGCTTTGTGAATCAGGCGCCTACCTATTCTTATACGGATGGATGGTCGGCCAGCCGATGGAAGCATTTCTATGATGACCGCAGCACTTCGGAATACAGTCAGTTGGTCAAGACATTCTATTTCTGTAATAAGGATTATTATCATACGGCATTCTATATTACCCGCATTTATTATGCTTTCTTGTTGTCCATGCAGACAGATACTTACGGAGATATTCCCGTCGCTTATTATGTGAAGGGAGCTATGCCGCCGGAAGAAAATGTGTCTTATACGCCTCAGAAAGAGGTCTATAATATCCTTTTCCAGCTGTTGGATCAGGCTATAACAGAGTTGCACCAGGAAAATCTTCCTGCTGTCAGTCAGTATGATTTAGGTGACAATGACAAATGCTATGGAGGTGATGTGGACAAATGGCGTCGTTTTGCCAACACACTGCGTTTGCGCCTTGCTTTGCGTGTATCCAATGTAAATCCGGAATTGGCCCAGACTCAGGCAAAAGCAGCTTTGACAGATCCGGCCGGTCTGATGCAAAGCCAGGATGACAATATGAAGCAGACTCCAAAACGTCAGTATATCGCCGGCGGTAATGAAAATATATACGCATTGTTGTTCAGCTGGACCGGCAATGCTGTATTGTCGAAAGAAATGGAACGGGCCTATAAGAATCAGGCCTTGAAAGAAGGTGCGGCAGCCGATGCCGTTACTTTCAATGAGAATTCTGAGAATTGTTATCTTGACCCTCGTTGTGAAGTTTTATGGTTCCGTCCTACTCCGTTTGATTCGTTGACTACCAGTCCGCTTCCCACAGAGAATCTGAAGAGAGATTTCAACGGGGTGATGAATGGAGAAACCAATGTAGGCGGCTCTTATCTGAACAGATACTCTGCCAACCGTTGTATTCTGTCATCTGATGCCATGAACAAGGATTATTGGTGGAATCTGGCCCGTGAAATAGTCTGGATGGGGTATTCTGAAAGTTTGTTCCTGAAAGCGGAAGCAGCATTGCGCTGGCCGTCATTGGTGGATGAAACTGCTGAAGCTCTTTATTTGAAAGGTATCAAGGCATCTATGGATTATTATGAAATTGATGCGGACAAGGCCAATGAATACATCAGTCATCTGGATGGCGTAAAAGCATTTGCCGGTGGTAGTAAGGAAGAACAATTGGAACAGATTATTACTCAGAAGTGGATTGCCGTTTTCCCGAATGGAAATGAAGGATGGGCAGAAGTGCGTCGTACCGACTATCCGCGTTATCTGCTGGCTCCGGTTAATGGAAACAATTCCAATGGAGAAGTGGCGTCCGGCAAGCTTATCAAACGCATCAACTATCCTAACAGCGAGTCCCGTAACCCTAATAAACCGGGCAATGTGAACCAGGGTAGCCGTGTATGGTGGGATGTGGCCGATACGATGAATGATAAAGGTCAGTGGCATACTCCGAATAATTTCCGATAG
- a CDS encoding SusC/RagA family TonB-linked outer membrane protein: protein MKGNQLMRKPKLLRALLILLFVAAPMQWTRAQIVLSTPKTTLGAVIKNIKSQSNYQFFYDDKLAETPVNAIDVKNGSLQSVLDAALQGKGITYKIEDNIVYLSAPGEPQTPQQTGQEHTVTGTVVDATGEALIGVNVQVKGNPTAGTITDFEGNYSLSVPGNGEIVFSYIGYRSETLKPDGKNVLNVTMQEDTQQIGEVVVTALGIKREKKMLGYAVQELKSDELNKTGDPSVTSALQGKVAGLQMNTSATGLGGSTKITIRGNSSLTDNNQPLWIVDGVPFSDTSTSSASRYDGVDRGSASMDINPDDIESISVLKGPNAAALYGSRAGNGVILITTKKGSKKDGFGIRYSGNFTWTAIGETLDMQRRYGQGHIDTKDAKTAVYDKTDSGSWGPVLDGSMKEAWNGETYAYSNYGDKLKDYFDTGFSHTHNVSISNGTEKSHFRTSFGYSDNDGVFPTESLSRVNADLNAGTELNKWVSMDGKISLSRTKADNRPLYGDYGAISQLMRIPNNVRLDDLKQYSDETHAHVNWTGPTASIRNPYYVLHQRQNSDERWRAFGYYSMKINFTDWLHLSAKYAFDYYRTRVQSTNAGDGINGEANTSMITNDSMDRSEENFFESNAEVILMGDRQLTDNFRLGFNVGGNFMYQRSETLGVGVGNMVDKGNWMLNAANLLRTGSEDGYKRAMNSVFGSVQMAWKEYLSLDLTARNDWSSTLPSGNNSFFYPSANLSFVVSDFLRSIDKPLPSWVTFAKARLSAAQVGKDTSPYQLYNTYSFKFDNGVLTPTKDNVKMNDQLKPEIATSYEAGLDMKFLNNRLGFDFTYYYSKTKNQIMKVPAAAPWSGGQWVNAGMVTNQGVEFMLYSTLVETKDFAFDLNVNMAHNVSKVKELAPEENVNYMFFNGDGNFPVKVGTRAGHKLGEIYATSLYKRNENGDIIVNENGLPMTVTNESEYVNKPIGNIQPKLTMSVSPTFTYKGITLSALFDMKFGGDIFSYSEMLATGNGLAKRTLNRGEENNYMMVFPGVTESGEVNTKQVSASEYYGSLQAEDFIYDASFIKLKELSIGYSFPSSMLKKTPVNSLNVSFVARNLCYLMKHTPGTSPEGGYDTTMFSQAIDYASLPFTRTFGISINLGF, encoded by the coding sequence ATGAAAGGCAATCAATTAATGAGAAAGCCCAAATTACTCAGGGCGCTTTTGATTCTTTTGTTTGTGGCTGCACCCATGCAATGGACTCGCGCACAAATTGTTCTTTCAACTCCCAAGACAACTCTTGGAGCGGTAATCAAGAACATCAAATCACAGTCTAACTATCAGTTTTTCTATGATGACAAACTGGCTGAAACGCCGGTGAATGCCATTGATGTAAAGAACGGTTCATTGCAGTCTGTACTTGATGCAGCTTTGCAAGGCAAAGGAATTACCTACAAGATAGAGGATAATATTGTCTATCTATCAGCACCCGGAGAACCTCAGACACCTCAACAGACAGGACAGGAGCATACAGTGACCGGAACAGTGGTTGATGCGACAGGAGAGGCCTTGATTGGTGTAAACGTACAAGTGAAAGGAAACCCTACAGCCGGTACGATTACTGACTTTGAAGGTAACTATTCTTTGTCGGTTCCCGGAAATGGCGAGATTGTGTTCTCATACATTGGTTACCGTTCGGAAACGTTGAAGCCCGATGGCAAGAATGTACTGAACGTAACCATGCAGGAAGACACACAGCAGATTGGCGAAGTGGTGGTAACCGCTTTGGGGATCAAACGTGAGAAGAAGATGTTGGGTTATGCGGTTCAGGAACTGAAAAGTGATGAACTGAACAAGACAGGTGACCCGTCTGTGACCAGTGCCTTGCAAGGTAAGGTGGCAGGTCTTCAGATGAATACTTCGGCTACAGGTTTAGGTGGTTCTACGAAAATCACCATTCGTGGTAACTCTTCTCTTACCGACAACAATCAGCCGTTATGGATTGTGGATGGCGTTCCTTTCAGCGACACTAGCACTTCAAGCGCATCCCGCTATGATGGTGTTGACCGTGGTAGCGCTTCCATGGACATTAATCCGGATGACATCGAGAGCATCTCGGTATTGAAAGGTCCGAATGCGGCTGCTCTTTACGGTTCGCGTGCAGGTAATGGCGTTATCTTGATTACGACAAAGAAAGGCAGTAAGAAAGATGGTTTCGGAATCCGTTATAGTGGTAACTTCACTTGGACAGCTATCGGCGAGACATTGGATATGCAACGCCGTTACGGACAAGGACATATTGATACAAAAGATGCCAAGACTGCGGTGTATGACAAAACGGATAGCGGAAGCTGGGGCCCGGTATTGGATGGAAGCATGAAAGAGGCTTGGAACGGAGAAACTTACGCTTACTCTAACTATGGGGATAAGTTGAAAGATTATTTTGATACCGGTTTCTCGCATACGCATAACGTATCTATCAGCAACGGTACAGAGAAATCACATTTCCGTACTTCTTTCGGATACTCAGATAATGACGGTGTATTCCCCACTGAAAGTTTGAGCCGTGTGAATGCCGACCTGAATGCAGGAACGGAATTGAACAAATGGGTGTCTATGGACGGAAAGATTTCTCTTTCACGTACAAAAGCCGATAACCGTCCACTGTATGGTGATTACGGTGCTATTTCCCAGTTGATGAGAATCCCTAACAACGTCCGTCTGGATGACTTGAAACAATATTCTGATGAAACTCATGCGCATGTGAACTGGACAGGACCTACTGCCAGTATCCGTAATCCTTATTATGTATTGCATCAGCGTCAGAATTCAGATGAACGCTGGCGTGCTTTCGGATATTATAGCATGAAAATCAATTTCACAGATTGGCTGCATCTGTCTGCCAAATACGCTTTTGACTACTACCGCACCAGAGTGCAAAGCACCAATGCGGGTGATGGTATCAATGGAGAAGCCAATACTTCCATGATTACGAATGACTCAATGGACCGTAGTGAAGAAAACTTCTTCGAGTCAAATGCTGAAGTCATTTTGATGGGTGACCGTCAGTTGACTGATAACTTCCGTCTGGGCTTCAATGTCGGTGGTAACTTTATGTACCAGCGTTCGGAAACTTTGGGTGTGGGCGTAGGTAATATGGTGGATAAAGGTAATTGGATGCTGAATGCGGCCAATTTGTTGAGAACCGGTAGTGAGGATGGTTACAAGCGTGCCATGAACTCAGTGTTCGGCTCTGTACAGATGGCATGGAAGGAATATCTGTCTTTGGATTTGACAGCTCGTAACGACTGGTCATCCACTCTTCCGTCAGGTAACAATTCTTTCTTCTATCCGTCTGCCAACCTCAGTTTCGTGGTTTCCGACTTTTTGCGCTCCATCGACAAACCGTTGCCAAGCTGGGTGACATTTGCCAAGGCACGTCTGTCTGCCGCACAGGTAGGTAAGGACACAAGCCCTTATCAGTTATACAACACCTACTCTTTCAAATTCGATAATGGTGTATTGACTCCGACCAAGGATAATGTGAAGATGAACGATCAGTTGAAGCCTGAAATCGCGACCTCTTATGAAGCAGGTCTGGACATGAAGTTCTTGAACAACCGTCTGGGCTTTGACTTTACTTACTATTACAGCAAAACAAAGAACCAGATTATGAAAGTGCCCGCAGCAGCTCCCTGGAGTGGTGGCCAATGGGTAAACGCAGGTATGGTAACCAATCAAGGTGTAGAATTTATGTTGTATTCCACTCTGGTAGAAACAAAGGATTTCGCTTTTGATTTGAATGTGAATATGGCTCACAACGTATCGAAAGTGAAAGAACTGGCTCCGGAAGAAAATGTGAACTATATGTTCTTTAACGGTGATGGAAACTTCCCTGTAAAAGTAGGTACACGCGCCGGACACAAATTAGGCGAGATTTATGCTACATCGCTTTATAAGCGCAATGAAAACGGTGATATTATCGTAAATGAAAATGGTTTGCCCATGACTGTGACCAATGAGTCTGAATATGTGAACAAACCTATCGGTAATATCCAGCCTAAGCTGACCATGTCTGTATCTCCTACCTTTACTTATAAAGGGATTACACTGTCTGCACTGTTTGATATGAAATTCGGTGGTGATATCTTCTCTTATTCCGAGATGCTGGCTACCGGAAACGGTTTGGCTAAGCGTACCTTGAACCGTGGTGAGGAAAACAACTATATGATGGTATTCCCCGGTGTGACAGAATCAGGCGAGGTGAATACAAAACAGGTTTCCGCCTCAGAATACTACGGCTCATTGCAGGCTGAGGATTTCATCTACGATGCTTCATTCATTAAACTGAAAGAATTGTCAATTGGCTATTCATTCCCTTCATCTATGCTGAAGAAGACTCCTGTCAACTCGCTGAATGTTTCATTTGTAGCACGTAACTTGTGTTATCTGATGAAGCACACGCCGGGTACAAGCCCCGAAGGCGGCTATGACACTACGATGTTCTCACAAGCCATTGACTATGCATCGTTGCCGTTTACACGTACTTTCGGTATTTCTATCAACTTAGGTTTCTAA
- a CDS encoding GH92 family glycosyl hydrolase, with amino-acid sequence MKKLFLSVAVLCVTLFVQAKDYADYVSPLVGTQSSFELSTGNTYPAISRPWGMNFWTPQTGKMGDGWQYVYTANKIRGFKQTHQPSPWINDYGQFSIMPVTGKPEFEEDKRASWFSHKAEIAKPYYYKVYLAEHDVVTEMVPTERAAMFRFTFPENDSYVVVDAFDRGSSIKVIPGENKIVGYTTRNSGGVPANFKNYFVIEFDKPFTYEATFSNDVQPEKPDGSVPVTLKEGKLEQTDFHTGAVIGFKTKKGEVVHARVASSFISPEQAIQNLKELGGDSFEVLVQKGKDAWNEVLGKVEVEGGTLDQYRTFYSCLYRSLLFPRKFYELDANGQPVHYSPYNGETLPGYMYTDTGFWDTFRCLFPFLNLMYPSVNQEIQEGLINTYKESGFFPEWASPGHRGCMVGNNSASILVDAYLKGVRVEDVETLYKGLIHGTEAVHPEVSSTGRLGYEYYNKLGYVPCDVKIHENAARTLEYAYDDWCIYQLAKELKRPKKEIALFAKRAMNYKNLFDSESKLMRGKQKDGKFAPKFSPLKWGGDFTEGNSWHYSWSVFHDPQGLIDLMGGKEMFITMLDSVFSVPPIFDDSYYGQVIHEIREMTVMNMGNYAHGNQPIQHMIYMYDYAGQPWKAQYWLREVMNRMYTAGPDGYCGDEDNGQTSAWYVFSALGFYPVCPGTDEYILGAPLFKKATLHFENGKNLVITAPDNSDTNRYVDEMRVNGTVYTKNYLKHNELLQGGVIDFKMTDRPNMQRGTQESDLPYSFSKDETMK; translated from the coding sequence ATGAAAAAATTATTTCTATCAGTTGCAGTCCTGTGTGTTACACTGTTTGTGCAGGCAAAGGATTATGCAGACTATGTGAGTCCGTTGGTAGGTACACAGTCTTCCTTTGAACTCTCTACAGGAAATACTTATCCTGCCATATCCCGTCCGTGGGGTATGAATTTCTGGACTCCCCAGACAGGAAAGATGGGGGACGGATGGCAGTATGTCTATACGGCTAATAAAATCCGTGGTTTCAAACAAACCCATCAGCCCAGTCCGTGGATTAATGACTATGGTCAATTTTCCATCATGCCCGTAACTGGAAAACCGGAATTTGAGGAGGACAAGCGTGCAAGTTGGTTCTCTCATAAAGCTGAAATTGCAAAACCTTATTATTATAAGGTTTATTTGGCAGAACATGATGTGGTGACTGAAATGGTTCCTACGGAACGTGCCGCTATGTTCCGCTTTACTTTTCCTGAAAATGACTCATACGTAGTGGTTGATGCTTTTGATCGTGGCTCATCTATCAAGGTGATTCCCGGAGAAAACAAAATTGTGGGCTATACCACTCGCAACAGTGGTGGTGTTCCTGCCAACTTCAAGAATTATTTCGTTATTGAGTTTGATAAGCCGTTTACTTATGAGGCTACGTTCTCTAACGATGTACAGCCTGAAAAACCGGACGGCAGTGTTCCTGTAACCTTGAAAGAAGGTAAACTGGAGCAGACTGATTTCCATACCGGAGCCGTTATCGGTTTCAAGACAAAGAAAGGCGAAGTAGTTCATGCCCGTGTCGCTTCTTCATTCATCAGTCCTGAACAAGCAATTCAGAATCTGAAGGAATTGGGTGGAGACAGTTTTGAAGTATTGGTACAGAAAGGTAAAGATGCCTGGAATGAGGTCTTAGGTAAAGTAGAAGTGGAAGGTGGAACATTGGATCAATACCGTACTTTCTATTCCTGCTTGTACCGTTCCTTGTTGTTCCCGCGTAAATTCTATGAACTGGATGCCAATGGGCAACCTGTTCATTACAGTCCTTACAATGGGGAAACATTGCCGGGATATATGTATACGGATACAGGATTCTGGGATACATTCCGTTGCTTGTTCCCTTTCTTGAACCTGATGTATCCTTCGGTAAATCAGGAAATACAGGAAGGTTTGATTAATACTTATAAGGAAAGCGGCTTTTTCCCCGAATGGGCCAGCCCCGGTCATCGTGGTTGCATGGTCGGCAATAATTCAGCTTCTATCTTGGTCGATGCTTATCTGAAAGGAGTACGTGTGGAAGATGTGGAAACATTATACAAAGGACTGATTCATGGAACGGAAGCTGTACATCCTGAAGTTTCTTCTACCGGACGTCTGGGATATGAATATTATAACAAGCTGGGCTATGTGCCTTGTGATGTGAAGATTCATGAGAATGCAGCCCGTACATTGGAATATGCATACGATGACTGGTGTATTTATCAGCTGGCGAAAGAATTGAAACGTCCGAAGAAGGAAATCGCACTCTTTGCCAAGCGTGCCATGAATTACAAGAACCTGTTTGATTCGGAAAGCAAGCTGATGCGCGGCAAGCAGAAGGACGGCAAATTCGCTCCTAAATTCTCACCGTTAAAGTGGGGAGGTGACTTTACGGAAGGAAACAGCTGGCACTATTCTTGGTCTGTATTCCATGATCCCCAAGGCTTGATTGACTTGATGGGAGGTAAGGAAATGTTCATTACCATGCTTGATTCTGTCTTTTCGGTTCCCCCTATCTTTGATGATAGCTATTATGGACAGGTGATTCATGAAATCCGTGAAATGACAGTTATGAATATGGGTAACTATGCACATGGAAACCAGCCCATTCAGCACATGATTTATATGTATGATTATGCGGGTCAGCCTTGGAAAGCCCAATATTGGTTGCGTGAGGTGATGAACCGTATGTATACAGCCGGACCTGACGGATATTGCGGTGACGAGGATAATGGACAGACTTCGGCATGGTATGTATTCTCTGCATTAGGATTCTATCCGGTATGTCCCGGTACAGATGAATATATTCTGGGTGCTCCGTTGTTCAAGAAAGCGACACTGCATTTTGAAAACGGAAAGAACTTGGTAATAACCGCACCGGATAACAGCGATACCAACCGATATGTAGATGAAATGCGTGTAAACGGTACTGTTTATACCAAGAATTATTTGAAACACAATGAATTGTTACAAGGTGGTGTTATCGATTTCAAGATGACCGACCGTCCGAATATGCAACGTGGAACACAAGAAAGTGATTTGCCTTATTCATTTTCAAAAGACGAAACAATGAAATAA
- a CDS encoding GH92 family glycosyl hydrolase, whose product MKINMLLSGCLLGLLCFTACDSEGNEMNDYTHYVNSFIGTGGHGHTHPGAMVPHGMIQPGPDTRIDGWDSCSGYYYEDTTINGFAHTRLSGTGCADFGDFLLMPTVGVQRTDFLGTESQKRPFASAFSHEKEHAEPGYYSVFLDTYGVKAELTSTERAAMHRYTFPESKESGFILDMDYNIQQQINQVMEVEAVNDTVLRGRKRSAYWAYRQDLYFYAVFSKPFTYTLYTDTVQENDKQIPVCKMLLHFETAKDEQVLAKFSISSVDAEGAYKNLQAEMPGWNFDGVRADAKKKWNECLSKIAVKTNNEDQRAIFYTAMYHAFLSPNLFTDVDGRYLGMDLKVHTTDMKHPVYTIFSLWDTFRALHPLLTIVDPQLNTEFIRSLIKKHQEGGIFPKWDCVSNYTGTMVGYHAASLVADSYVKGYRDFDVQEAYKACLRAAEYDTTGIVAPGWLIPYVMPKARYYKNTLGYIPCDRENESVAKALEYAYDDWCISVLADSLGDTETKEKYARFADAYEFYFDPATRFMRGLDSKGEWRTPFNPRSSNHRNDDYCEGTAWQWTWFVPHDIPGLVKLMGGEDAFVGKLDSLFTVSSQLEGEATSADITGLIGQYAHGNEPSHHITHMYNYVNRPWRTQELVDSVLHNQYFNAPDGLSGNEDCGQMSAWYILNSMGFYQVCPGKPVYSIGRPLFEEVTINLPDRKTFVIRTHNNSKTNKYIESVLLNGKPLDVPFFTHNDIVRGGTMEITMSPVPTEWGKQIKN is encoded by the coding sequence ATGAAAATCAACATGCTCTTAAGCGGCTGTCTTCTAGGGTTATTGTGTTTCACCGCATGTGATTCTGAGGGCAATGAAATGAATGATTACACCCATTATGTCAACTCTTTTATTGGTACAGGAGGCCATGGACATACCCATCCGGGTGCTATGGTTCCCCATGGCATGATACAGCCGGGACCAGATACTCGTATTGACGGTTGGGATTCCTGTTCCGGATATTATTATGAAGATACTACGATCAATGGCTTTGCCCATACACGTCTTAGTGGTACCGGGTGTGCGGATTTCGGAGATTTCCTGTTGATGCCGACTGTAGGTGTGCAACGCACTGATTTTTTGGGAACAGAAAGCCAGAAGCGTCCTTTCGCATCGGCTTTTTCTCATGAAAAGGAACATGCCGAACCGGGATATTATTCTGTCTTCCTGGATACATACGGGGTAAAAGCCGAACTGACCTCAACAGAGCGTGCGGCAATGCATCGGTATACTTTCCCGGAAAGTAAGGAGTCAGGATTTATCTTGGATATGGACTATAATATTCAGCAACAAATCAATCAGGTCATGGAAGTGGAGGCTGTGAATGATACTGTGTTGCGGGGGCGCAAACGCAGTGCCTATTGGGCATACCGGCAGGATCTTTATTTTTATGCCGTATTTTCCAAACCCTTCACGTATACTTTGTACACGGATACTGTTCAGGAAAATGACAAACAGATTCCTGTATGCAAAATGCTTTTGCATTTTGAAACGGCGAAAGACGAACAAGTGCTGGCTAAGTTCTCTATCTCTTCTGTTGATGCGGAAGGTGCTTATAAGAACCTCCAGGCTGAGATGCCCGGTTGGAATTTTGATGGAGTGCGTGCCGATGCTAAGAAGAAATGGAATGAATGCCTGTCAAAGATTGCAGTCAAAACCAATAATGAAGACCAGCGTGCCATTTTCTATACGGCTATGTATCATGCTTTCCTAAGTCCCAATCTGTTTACTGATGTAGACGGGCGTTACTTGGGAATGGATTTGAAAGTGCATACCACCGACATGAAACATCCGGTTTATACCATTTTCTCTTTGTGGGATACTTTCCGTGCGTTACATCCGTTACTGACTATTGTCGATCCTCAGTTGAATACGGAATTTATCCGTTCATTGATAAAGAAGCATCAAGAAGGTGGTATTTTCCCGAAATGGGATTGTGTATCCAATTATACCGGAACGATGGTAGGGTATCATGCGGCTTCGTTGGTAGCCGATTCTTATGTGAAGGGATATCGCGATTTTGATGTGCAGGAAGCTTACAAGGCATGTTTGCGTGCGGCGGAATATGATACGACCGGTATTGTCGCTCCCGGTTGGCTGATTCCTTATGTAATGCCTAAAGCTCGTTACTATAAGAATACCCTTGGCTATATCCCGTGTGATCGTGAGAATGAATCGGTTGCGAAAGCGTTGGAATATGCATACGATGACTGGTGTATTTCCGTGTTGGCAGACAGCCTGGGAGATACTGAAACCAAGGAGAAATATGCCCGTTTTGCGGATGCGTACGAATTTTATTTTGATCCTGCCACCCGTTTCATGCGCGGATTGGATAGTAAAGGTGAATGGCGTACCCCGTTCAATCCCCGTTCTTCCAATCACCGTAATGATGATTATTGTGAAGGAACTGCATGGCAGTGGACTTGGTTTGTTCCGCATGATATTCCGGGATTGGTGAAGTTGATGGGTGGAGAGGATGCTTTCGTTGGAAAGCTGGATTCTTTGTTTACGGTTTCTTCCCAGTTGGAAGGAGAGGCTACCTCTGCTGATATCACAGGACTGATAGGCCAGTATGCGCATGGCAATGAGCCGAGTCATCACATTACTCACATGTATAACTATGTAAATCGTCCATGGCGTACTCAGGAATTGGTTGACAGTGTGCTGCATAACCAGTATTTCAATGCTCCTGATGGCTTGTCGGGTAATGAAGATTGCGGTCAGATGTCTGCATGGTATATTTTGAACTCCATGGGCTTCTATCAGGTATGTCCCGGCAAGCCGGTTTATTCTATCGGACGTCCGTTGTTTGAGGAGGTGACGATTAATCTGCCCGACCGCAAGACTTTCGTTATCCGTACCCACAACAACTCGAAGACCAATAAGTACATTGAGTCGGTTCTGTTGAACGGAAAACCACTGGATGTTCCTTTCTTTACCCATAATGACATAGTACGTGGGGGAACGATGGAGATTACCATGAGTCCCGTACCGACGGAATGGGGAAAACAGATAAAGAATTAA